CCCTTAAGTCCTTAATCCTGAATTATTGTGGAATACTTATGCGGAATATCTGGGTGGTTTTTCTATTGCGGACAGTCCTGCCTCATTAATTGGAGTATAGGCAGTGCCAGTTAGATATGTGCAGTTTATAAACATCTGTATAGATGGGTTGGCTGGCATTAATAGCATCATGGTATTATCTGGTGATACGATGGAATCTGCAGGTTTTTCGCAGATATTTAAGGACAATAACACAACTAATCCTGCAGGATTATCAAAAATAACTTTGTCCATAGCTCCATTATTATGAATCTGGTAAATCACAGGTGCTATGATGTTGATTATTAAAAATGCTATGCAGATTACTGTGATTATCCTTTTATCCTGCATAAACCCTCGCAGTACCTAAAATCATAATAACACTTTATATAAAAGTCAACTCAAAAATCTCTTGACAAAAAAATTACAATACTTTAAACTTGCAAAAAAGAAACCTTTAATATAGCTCCGTGAGGCTATAAAGGTGCATAACATATTATCAATAAATATAAATAAAAACCTTCTTCCTCATGGGGAGAAGGTTTTTTTGTATCTGGAGGTCAGGATTGAATAAGGTAACGGCTATTGTAATGGACAGGACAGCAATAGAACGGACATTAAGCCGTATAGCCCACGAGATACTTGAACAAAATAGAGGAACAGAAGGGCTGGTGTTTGTCGGCATAAGAACAGGGGGGGCTCACCTTGCCCACAGGCTTGCACGGAAGGTGTTTGAAATAGAAAAGAAGGAGATACCCGTTGGTATACTCGACATAACCCTTTACCGTGATGACATTATGAAACGGAAGAAACATCATGTATTAAGAAAAACAGATATATCCTTTTCTGTAACTGATAAGAAAATAATACTGGTTGATGATGTGCTTTTTACAGGAAGGACTATCAGGGCAGCACTTGATGGACTCATGGATCTCGGTAGACCTAAAGAGATACAACTTGCAGTTCTTGTTGACAGAGGTCATAAAGAACTTCCAATAAGGGCGGATTATGTGGGTAAGAATATTCCTACATCACTGAGAGAAGATGTTAAGGTTATGCTCGAAGAAGAAGGACATGAAGACAGTGTAATTATTCTTGAGGGGATTAATGAGGCTTAACAGAAAGGACCTTTTAGGCATAAAAGAACTCGATGTATCTGAGATAAACCTGATACTTGATACAGCAGACTCCCTTAAAGAGGTTTTAGAAAGAGACATCAAGAAGGTCCCTACACTGAGAGGTAAGACGATTGTAAACCTTTTTTATGAACCAAGCACGAGAACAAGAACCTCCTTTGAGATTGCAGGCAAGACACTGAGCGCTGATGTAATAAATATTACAACCTCAACAAGCAGCATCGTAAAAGGTGAGAGTCTTATTGATACCGCAAAGAATATAGAGGCATTGAATGCAGACATACTTATCGTAAGACATTCAGCCTCAGGTGCACCGCATCTCTTAGCAAAGAATCTAAAGAGTTCAGTGATAAATGCCGGCGATGGTGCCCATGAACATCCGACACAGGCACTCCTTGATGTATTTACAATAAGGGAAAGAAAGAAGTCGCTAACTGGACTTACCGTTACAATCGTGGGTGATATCATGCATAGCCGTGTAGCGAGGTCGAACATATATGCGCTCAAGAAATTAGGGGCTGATGTGAGGATTGTAGGGCCACCAACGATGCTTCCGAAGAATATAGAGGAACTCGGTGTTAAGATTTTTTATAACATAGAAAAGGCTGTTGATGGTGTTGATGTGATAATGATGTTAAGGCTTCAACTTGAAAGACAGGGGCGGGGATTCTTCCCTTCAATAAGAGAGTATTCAAGGCTTTACTGTCTTACAGAAGAAAGGGTGAGGCTCGCAAAAGAGGATGTTCTGATAATGCATCCTGGACCAATAAACAGGGGTGTAGAGATAGAAGCATCTGTTGCTGATGGCCCATATTCAGTAATACTTGATCAGGTAACAAATGGTCTGGCTATAAGAATGGCAGTCCTATATCTGCTCGCAGGTGTTCACAAATGAAGATACTGATTAAGAATGGCCATATTATAGATCCATCACAGGGGATTGATGGGATTGGCGACATTTTGATAGAGGGCGGGAAAATAAAAGAAATAAACAGGGGGAGAGAAGGGGTGGGGGGGAGACGCCGAACTCCGAACTCCGAACTTTCCAACAACTCCGAACTCCGAACTATTGATGCAAAGGGTCTCATAGTTACGCCGGGACTGATCGATATGCATGTACACCTGAGGGAACCAGGCTTTGAATATAAAGAAACTATAAAGAGCGGAACAGAGGCTGCAGTGAGGGGAGGTTTCACATCTATATGTTGCATGCCCAATACAGAGCCGGTTAATGACAATGGTGCAGTAACAGAATTTATACTGAGAAAGGCAGCCGAAGAAGGCATGGTGACCGTATATCCTGTCGGGGCAATTACAAAGGGTTTAAATGGAGAGACGCTCTCAGAGATAGGTGAATTAAAGTCCACTGGATGTGTGGCAATCTCAGATGATGGTAAGCCTGTGGCGAACAGTCTTGTTATAAGAAGGGCGATGGAATATGCAAAGACCTTTGACATGCCAATAATCTCACATTGCGAGGATTTAAACCTTTCAGAGGATGGGATGGTTAATGAAGGACTGGTTTCACTTGAACTTGGATTAAG
The Nitrospirota bacterium DNA segment above includes these coding regions:
- the pyrR gene encoding bifunctional pyr operon transcriptional regulator/uracil phosphoribosyltransferase PyrR, coding for MNKVTAIVMDRTAIERTLSRIAHEILEQNRGTEGLVFVGIRTGGAHLAHRLARKVFEIEKKEIPVGILDITLYRDDIMKRKKHHVLRKTDISFSVTDKKIILVDDVLFTGRTIRAALDGLMDLGRPKEIQLAVLVDRGHKELPIRADYVGKNIPTSLREDVKVMLEEEGHEDSVIILEGINEA
- a CDS encoding aspartate carbamoyltransferase catalytic subunit, encoding MRLNRKDLLGIKELDVSEINLILDTADSLKEVLERDIKKVPTLRGKTIVNLFYEPSTRTRTSFEIAGKTLSADVINITTSTSSIVKGESLIDTAKNIEALNADILIVRHSASGAPHLLAKNLKSSVINAGDGAHEHPTQALLDVFTIRERKKSLTGLTVTIVGDIMHSRVARSNIYALKKLGADVRIVGPPTMLPKNIEELGVKIFYNIEKAVDGVDVIMMLRLQLERQGRGFFPSIREYSRLYCLTEERVRLAKEDVLIMHPGPINRGVEIEASVADGPYSVILDQVTNGLAIRMAVLYLLAGVHK